The proteins below are encoded in one region of Ostreibacterium oceani:
- a CDS encoding YifB family Mg chelatase-like AAA ATPase — MSLATVLSRAQNGMHSQPITIETHLANGLPAFTVVGLPEAAVRESKDRVRGAIQNSGFTFPNKRITVNLAPADVPKEGSRFDLAIAVGILVASGQMDAAILETHEFIGELALSGEIREVRGVLPTALACSVAKRALILPEANEQEAALISSLTGYKAKHILDIFAHSQGEQLPNIRAQAMTDPDQVPLDFADIKGQEHAKRVLLIAAAGGHNVLLMGPPGTGKSMLASRLPSILPEMTEQEALETASLYSISHHGFSPVQWGRRPFRQPHHSASSPALVGGGSNPKPGEISLAHNGVLFLDELPEFHRQVLEVLREPLETHRISISRATRQIDYPANFQLIAAMNPCPCGYLGDSQRACRDTPDQVARYRNKISGPFIDRIDIVTEVPRIDHQRLSEETPKEFGSHYMREAVAQARAIQNERQGCPNASLSAAHINQFCALDNDCQAMLNHAAKSLHLSMRSYHRIQKLARTIADLVAEPTITTAHLAEAIQLRRIDWQT; from the coding sequence ATGTCACTAGCTACTGTCTTGTCACGCGCACAAAATGGCATGCATTCACAGCCAATTACGATAGAAACACACCTTGCGAACGGCTTGCCTGCTTTTACGGTCGTGGGTTTGCCTGAGGCGGCAGTTCGCGAAAGCAAAGACCGCGTCAGAGGAGCGATTCAAAACTCGGGATTCACGTTTCCAAATAAACGCATTACGGTAAATTTAGCGCCTGCCGATGTGCCCAAAGAGGGTTCGCGATTTGATTTGGCCATTGCGGTTGGCATTTTGGTTGCCAGCGGGCAGATGGATGCGGCGATTCTTGAAACCCACGAATTTATTGGTGAGCTGGCGCTGTCGGGTGAAATCCGTGAAGTGCGCGGCGTCTTGCCGACCGCCTTGGCCTGTTCGGTCGCAAAACGTGCCTTGATACTGCCTGAAGCCAATGAGCAAGAGGCCGCCTTGATTAGCAGTCTTACCGGCTACAAAGCCAAGCACATTCTTGATATTTTTGCACACAGCCAAGGTGAACAGTTGCCAAATATTCGTGCGCAAGCCATGACAGACCCCGACCAAGTACCATTGGATTTTGCCGACATCAAAGGCCAAGAACACGCCAAACGGGTGCTATTGATTGCCGCTGCTGGTGGGCATAATGTGTTGTTGATGGGGCCGCCAGGTACAGGCAAAAGTATGCTAGCCTCTCGGTTGCCGAGCATTTTACCCGAGATGACCGAGCAAGAAGCATTAGAAACGGCGTCGCTTTATTCGATCTCACACCATGGGTTTTCGCCAGTCCAGTGGGGTCGGCGCCCTTTTCGCCAGCCGCATCATTCGGCGTCCTCACCTGCATTGGTCGGCGGTGGCAGCAACCCCAAACCGGGTGAAATTTCACTTGCCCATAATGGGGTGCTTTTTTTAGACGAGCTACCAGAGTTTCATCGACAAGTCCTAGAAGTCCTGCGTGAACCGTTAGAAACCCACAGAATTTCAATTTCTCGCGCAACACGACAAATTGATTATCCTGCTAATTTTCAATTGATTGCTGCAATGAATCCTTGCCCTTGCGGTTATCTCGGCGATTCTCAACGCGCGTGTCGCGATACGCCCGACCAAGTCGCTCGTTATCGAAATAAAATTTCAGGCCCGTTTATCGACCGAATTGATATTGTGACCGAAGTGCCCCGTATTGACCATCAACGCCTGAGTGAGGAAACACCGAAAGAATTTGGTAGCCACTATATGCGCGAGGCGGTTGCACAAGCCAGAGCCATTCAGAATGAACGCCAAGGCTGTCCTAACGCAAGCCTAAGTGCTGCACACATTAACCAATTTTGCGCGTTGGATAATGATTGTCAGGCGATGCTAAACCATGCAGCCAAAAGCCTGCATTTATCGATGCGCAGCTACCATCGTATTCAAAAGCTGGCGCGCACGATTGCAGATTTGGTGGCAGAGCCAACAATCACAACCGCACATTTAGCCGAAGCCATTCAGTTGAGGCGCATTGATTGGCAGACCTAA
- a CDS encoding LysR substrate-binding domain-containing protein, with product MQLPPLNSLRAFEAAARHNSFLLAANELHVSAASISRFIKVLEADLGVRLFLRKSSGVVLTVAGQHYYHAISPHLNAIADISASQRQQQQRQTLHIFSIPAIAETWLVSQLWTFQQRYKKIEINLVLDDRPPDFLRNENSIWLRYDSANQAGCISFALPQDSLTLVCSPEVAKTLSRPADIFNHCLLVDLDWQSDWLAWLNAASLPVKIPKWHTGFERYSMVINAAIAGSGVAIGHTALLKSYLDMGTLVRPFAINASTNKQFLAIIDNNQPTTSVKHFINWFLGYPYYDIVR from the coding sequence ATGCAATTACCTCCGTTAAATAGTTTGCGCGCCTTTGAGGCGGCGGCACGACACAATAGTTTTTTGCTCGCGGCCAATGAATTGCACGTGTCAGCTGCTTCGATTAGCCGTTTTATTAAGGTGCTAGAAGCCGATTTAGGGGTTCGGTTGTTTTTGCGAAAATCCAGTGGTGTCGTGTTAACTGTGGCGGGGCAGCATTATTACCATGCTATTTCGCCGCATTTGAATGCCATTGCTGATATCAGTGCGAGCCAGCGCCAGCAGCAACAGCGTCAAACGCTACATATTTTTTCTATTCCAGCAATCGCTGAGACATGGCTTGTCAGTCAATTATGGACATTTCAGCAACGCTATAAAAAGATAGAAATTAATCTCGTGCTAGACGATAGACCGCCAGACTTTTTGCGTAATGAAAACAGTATTTGGCTGCGTTATGATAGCGCTAATCAAGCGGGGTGCATTAGTTTTGCCTTGCCACAGGACAGCCTAACACTCGTTTGTAGTCCTGAGGTTGCTAAGACGCTTTCGCGGCCAGCGGATATATTCAATCATTGCTTGCTCGTGGATCTAGATTGGCAATCAGATTGGTTGGCTTGGCTTAATGCGGCTAGCTTGCCGGTTAAAATTCCTAAATGGCATACGGGTTTTGAGCGTTACAGCATGGTGATAAACGCCGCAATTGCAGGGTCTGGTGTGGCGATTGGGCATACGGCGCTGTTAAAAAGCTATTTAGACATGGGTACGTTGGTGCGCCCATTTGCGATTAATGCTAGCACCAACAAACAGTTCCTTGCTATTATCGATAATAACCAACCCACAACATCAGTTAAACATTTTATCAACTGGTTTTTAGGTTACCCTTACTACGACATCGTAAGATAA
- the recF gene encoding DNA replication/repair protein RecF (All proteins in this family for which functions are known are DNA-binding proteins that assist the filamentation of RecA onto DNA for the initiation of recombination or recombinational repair.) → MHISQLRVENFRNLANQVVPLSDKVNLITGANGAGKTSMLEAIYYFGRQKSFRTSKIKELIQQGKPYFRIIGKTELPNHHIGIERREDLSTQMRLDRQPQKNAAHISKIVPVIAVTAHSFQLIDAGPAFRRPFIDYGTFHYHQHFIQAWQRYHRALKNRNAALKQKMPTAAIQSFDAVLTEQGHQLHDMRRAYFAQLIPILSEQLQRLNFPYTITLSYLPGWNELYALDAYLTRHFANDLRMGHTRYGPHRADFTLTVDGIEVSQRLSRGQQKTLILALYLSQIALISQFGHTRPLLIIDDIASEFDALRRNHLLEQLMGFDCQMFFSSTEADFFDASLRRHAFLMQMDNGHIR, encoded by the coding sequence GTGCATATTTCTCAATTGCGTGTTGAAAATTTTCGTAACCTAGCCAATCAGGTTGTGCCGCTGTCTGATAAAGTGAACTTAATCACTGGTGCAAATGGCGCAGGTAAAACCTCTATGCTAGAGGCGATTTATTACTTTGGTCGGCAAAAGTCTTTCCGCACCAGCAAAATAAAGGAGCTTATCCAGCAAGGCAAGCCTTATTTTCGCATTATTGGCAAGACTGAATTGCCCAACCACCATATCGGTATTGAGCGCCGTGAAGACCTCAGTACGCAAATGCGTCTTGATAGACAGCCACAAAAAAACGCCGCGCATATTTCAAAAATTGTCCCTGTGATTGCCGTTACCGCGCATAGTTTTCAATTGATTGATGCCGGCCCTGCTTTTAGGCGACCTTTTATCGATTACGGTACGTTTCATTATCATCAGCATTTCATCCAAGCGTGGCAGCGCTATCATCGTGCCTTAAAAAATCGCAATGCAGCGCTAAAGCAAAAAATGCCAACCGCAGCGATTCAAAGCTTTGATGCGGTACTGACCGAACAAGGGCATCAGCTGCATGACATGAGAAGAGCGTATTTTGCGCAATTGATACCAATCCTTTCTGAGCAGCTGCAACGGTTAAATTTTCCGTATACGATTACGCTAAGCTATTTGCCAGGTTGGAATGAATTATATGCGCTTGATGCGTATTTAACACGTCATTTTGCCAATGATTTACGTATGGGGCATACGCGTTATGGACCACACCGTGCGGATTTTACATTGACGGTTGATGGTATTGAGGTGAGTCAGCGGCTATCGCGTGGCCAGCAAAAGACCCTTATTTTGGCGTTGTATTTATCGCAGATAGCGTTAATTAGCCAGTTTGGTCATACGCGACCATTGCTTATTATTGATGATATTGCGTCCGAATTTGATGCGCTACGACGCAATCATTTGTTAGAGCAACTGATGGGCTTTGATTGCCAAATGTTTTTTTCAAGCACAGAAGCGGATTTTTTTGATGCGTCGTTGCGTCGCCACGCTTTTCTTATGCAAATGGATAACGGGCATATCCGCTAG
- a CDS encoding phosphoribosylaminoimidazolesuccinocarboxamide synthase → MKQPAIIETHITHLPLVHRGKVRDIYAVDDEHLLIVATDRLSAFDVVLPTPIPGKGAILAHISNFWFEKTRAIIPNHCSELSLQSVLNDAKQFDTLKNHAVVVKKMHNLPVEAIMRGYIIGSGWKDYQRYGSISGVPLPAGLQQAEKLPQPIFTPSTKAAVGEHDENIAFEHVVAAVGHELAEQMKSVSTAIYEMAYAYAKARGILIADSKFEFGTDKAGNLVLIDEVLTPDSSRFWDMESYQVGISPPSFDKQIIRDYLETLDWDKTAPGPELPQAVIDNALARYQLVEKRLLG, encoded by the coding sequence ATGAAACAACCTGCAATTATTGAAACCCATATTACGCATTTACCGCTAGTTCATCGTGGCAAAGTCCGCGACATTTATGCTGTTGATGATGAGCATTTGTTGATTGTGGCAACCGATCGGTTGTCCGCGTTTGATGTGGTTTTGCCAACGCCCATTCCTGGTAAAGGCGCAATTTTGGCGCATATTTCCAACTTTTGGTTTGAAAAAACCCGTGCGATTATCCCTAATCATTGCAGTGAATTGTCGCTGCAATCGGTTTTGAATGATGCCAAGCAATTCGATACACTCAAAAACCACGCGGTGGTTGTTAAAAAGATGCATAATTTACCAGTGGAGGCCATTATGCGCGGCTATATCATTGGTTCGGGCTGGAAAGACTATCAGCGATACGGCAGTATTTCAGGCGTTCCCTTGCCTGCTGGATTGCAGCAGGCCGAAAAACTACCGCAGCCGATTTTCACCCCATCGACTAAGGCAGCGGTTGGCGAGCACGATGAAAATATCGCGTTTGAGCACGTTGTGGCTGCCGTGGGTCATGAGCTGGCCGAGCAAATGAAATCCGTGTCTACCGCGATTTATGAAATGGCCTATGCCTACGCCAAAGCCCGTGGGATTTTGATTGCCGACAGTAAGTTTGAGTTTGGTACGGATAAGGCGGGTAACTTGGTGTTAATTGACGAGGTGCTTACGCCTGATTCTTCGCGTTTTTGGGATATGGAAAGCTATCAAGTGGGTATTAGCCCACCTAGTTTTGATAAACAAATTATTCGTGACTATTTGGAGACCTTGGATTGGGATAAAACTGCACCAGGGCCTGAGCTGCCGCAAGCGGTGATTGATAATGCATTGGCGCGTTATCAGCTGGTCGAAAAGCGTTTGCTCGGCTAG
- the nudC gene encoding NAD(+) diphosphatase, translating into MKLNNRQPPLLFCGSPLNRSHNDRYSATELSAMYRSANARITLLYQSQHVIAGDTIPVASVTPATPTTFRATFSYAELPPAIQAITPFALLGYDNNAPYFAINIAVAKTTHETDTTGELARVYPWLQAHTLLDLRAVSAIISAHEAAILAHARALFHWQQTHQFCGACGATTHLIKGGHAMRCLPCGQRSYPRTDSTIIVLVERIAADGQPECLLASHAKRKSGNKSGQYFSLLAGFVEPGETLEEAVYREVFEETGIRVSAVQYQGSQPWPFPNSLMLGFRAMTAERAIHLNKDELTAAKWFDKAAVRQLAANDQQMGSDRCYLPNSQSIARQLIDAWLHE; encoded by the coding sequence ATGAAGCTTAACAACAGACAACCGCCCTTGCTCTTTTGTGGCTCACCGCTAAACCGCAGCCACAATGACCGCTATTCAGCCACTGAACTCAGCGCCATGTATCGCTCCGCCAATGCTCGCATTACGCTACTCTATCAGTCACAGCATGTGATTGCAGGTGACACAATACCTGTCGCATCTGTAACACCTGCAACACCCACAACTTTTCGCGCCACGTTTTCTTACGCTGAATTGCCGCCTGCCATACAAGCAATAACGCCGTTTGCTCTCCTTGGTTACGACAATAACGCCCCTTATTTTGCGATAAATATAGCCGTGGCCAAAACAACACATGAAACAGATACCACTGGCGAACTGGCGCGCGTTTACCCATGGCTACAAGCGCATACATTACTAGATTTACGTGCTGTAAGCGCCATTATTTCAGCCCACGAAGCCGCTATCTTGGCACATGCCAGAGCCCTCTTTCACTGGCAACAAACGCATCAATTTTGTGGCGCTTGTGGTGCGACGACGCACCTGATCAAAGGCGGCCATGCCATGCGCTGTTTGCCGTGTGGACAGCGCAGTTATCCGCGTACGGATTCCACGATTATTGTCCTTGTTGAACGTATCGCAGCCGATGGCCAGCCAGAATGCCTGCTGGCTAGCCATGCAAAACGCAAATCGGGCAACAAATCTGGTCAATATTTTTCCTTGTTGGCTGGTTTTGTCGAGCCTGGCGAAACCTTAGAAGAAGCCGTTTATCGAGAGGTATTCGAAGAAACCGGCATTCGGGTGTCGGCCGTTCAATATCAGGGCTCACAGCCGTGGCCATTCCCTAACTCGCTTATGCTAGGGTTTCGTGCGATGACTGCCGAGCGTGCTATTCATCTCAATAAAGACGAATTAACAGCGGCCAAATGGTTCGACAAGGCTGCCGTCAGGCAACTCGCCGCCAACGACCAACAAATGGGTAGCGACCGCTGTTACTTGCCTAATTCACAGTCTATCGCTAGACAGCTGATTGATGCATGGCTGCACGAATAA
- the ald gene encoding alanine dehydrogenase, protein MLIGVPKEIKANENRVGLTPISVREFINAGHQVIVEKNAGQGIGKTDSDYQQAGATVVDTAAEIFAKAEMVIKVKEPQAVEYEQLRPDQILFTYLHLSPDVAQTQGLIKSGCIAVAYETVTSNQGSLPLLAPMSEVAGRMAVQVGAYALQKAEGGAGVLLGGVPGVESAKVVVLGGGVAGFNATKMAVGMGAEVIVIDRNVERLRYIDDIYQGRVKTLYSTADSVYKATTAADLVIGTVLIPGANAPKLVTHEIMQQMKPGAVIVDVAIDQGGCTDASKPTTHENPTYLVDDIVLYCVANMPGGVPKTSTYALNNATLPFALAIANKGVKQALLDDKHLRNGLNVCQGKLTYRAVAEAQGLDYVSAETALAAL, encoded by the coding sequence ATGTTAATCGGTGTACCAAAAGAAATTAAAGCCAATGAAAATCGTGTCGGCCTGACGCCCATTAGTGTTCGTGAATTCATTAATGCTGGGCATCAAGTCATTGTCGAGAAAAATGCTGGGCAAGGCATCGGCAAAACCGACTCAGACTACCAACAAGCTGGCGCAACGGTCGTTGACACGGCCGCCGAAATTTTTGCCAAAGCGGAGATGGTCATCAAGGTCAAAGAGCCGCAGGCCGTTGAATACGAGCAGTTACGTCCTGACCAAATTCTATTTACCTATTTGCACTTATCACCAGATGTCGCGCAAACCCAAGGCCTAATTAAATCAGGCTGTATTGCTGTCGCCTATGAAACGGTCACGAGCAACCAAGGAAGCCTACCTCTGTTAGCACCGATGTCCGAAGTAGCCGGCCGCATGGCGGTACAAGTTGGCGCTTACGCCCTGCAAAAAGCCGAAGGCGGTGCTGGGGTTTTGCTTGGTGGCGTACCTGGCGTGGAAAGCGCCAAAGTCGTTGTCTTAGGCGGCGGTGTTGCCGGCTTTAATGCCACCAAAATGGCGGTTGGCATGGGGGCAGAAGTTATTGTTATCGATCGCAATGTCGAACGCTTGCGTTATATCGACGACATCTACCAAGGTCGCGTCAAAACCCTTTATTCGACTGCAGACAGTGTGTACAAAGCAACAACAGCGGCCGATTTGGTGATTGGCACCGTGCTGATACCTGGTGCCAATGCGCCTAAATTAGTCACGCATGAGATTATGCAACAAATGAAACCAGGCGCTGTCATTGTGGACGTCGCTATCGACCAAGGCGGGTGCACCGACGCATCCAAACCCACGACACATGAAAACCCAACCTACCTCGTTGATGATATCGTATTGTACTGCGTCGCCAATATGCCTGGTGGCGTACCAAAAACATCGACTTATGCACTAAATAATGCAACGTTACCGTTTGCCCTCGCCATTGCAAACAAAGGGGTAAAACAAGCATTACTTGACGATAAGCATTTACGCAATGGTCTCAATGTCTGCCAAGGCAAACTCACCTATCGCGCGGTTGCTGAGGCACAAGGGCTAGATTATGTTAGCGCCGAAACCGCGCTAGCGGCCTTGTAA